CCCAGCCAGCGCAACTGCAGCCAGGATGTGCTCCGGATCGTTCGGGTGGCGCAAGCCAACGATCGATGCGAGTAACACCAGGATGCCCGTACGACCGGCGCGGCGATCACGCAGCACGGTAAAGCTGATGCCGCCAATGAGGGCGATGAGTCCGGCGGCGACCGGATCGTGGACGATGATGCCCCAGGTGGTGTTGGTGACACCCGCGCCTTTTCCGCCCCAGTAGCGCCCGATCGCGATCGCGATCAGGGCCACGAGTTCCCACACCGGATCGTCGAAGCAGGCGCGCGCGAGCAAGACAGCGGCGATGCCTTTGAAGGCTTCGGTGAGGACGGCGGCGATGCCGGCCGCGCGGCCGCCGTGGTAAAACGCGGCCGATACGGAAATGTTGCCCGTGCCGACACGGCTCAGCCGCTTCCCGGCAAGCACGAGGGTTGTCCACTCGACGAGTGGCAGCGCGCCTAAGATCGGACAAAGGACGAAAACGGCGATCGCACCCCAAATCTCGCTCATGTCCATTCTGTCTGCTGTTGCAGTGCGTGACTCTTCAGAGCCTAGCAGCCTCAATGGGGAAGTTCTAGAGCGGTGGGCGATCGCGTCTCGGTTAGGACTAGCGCGATCGCGTTGCTGTCTATTCCCCCCGTCGTTGCCGCGATCGCTCTCGGAACGCTAGGCACTCAACAACCCGTTAACGGTTAGGATGCTGGTGTTTCGAAGGTCATCGCATCGTCTTCAGGAAAGCGAACGATATCGTCTTCGCCGATGTATTCGCCGTTCTGGATCTCGATCATCACAAGCGAAATTACACCCGGATTCTCGACGCGGTGCGTGGTGTTCATCGGCACGTAGGTCGATTCGCGCTGCCGCAAGATTGTCGCCTTCCCGCCGACGATGACTTTCGCCGTCCCCGAGACGACAACCCAGTGCTCGGTTCGGTGGAAGTGCATTTGTGTGCTGATGTGCGCGCCGGGATTCACCTCAATGCGGTTGATGCGGTAGCGATCGCTTTCTTCCAGTCGCGTGACGGTTCCCCACGGACGCGTGCGGGTCATGTTGGATTCAACAGGAGTGGTGGTGGCTGCGTCAGTCGGCGGCAAGGACATCGTGGATACTCCAAACTCGCATCACCCTCATAGTAAATTGCGATGTAATTTGCGATTGCGCCGGCGATGAATATAATCTTCGACCGCTTGCACTATCCAGTGACTCGATCTTTATTGCGGTGTGGTGCTCCCCCGATTGCGATCGCTTTCAGCGGTGCGGCTTGCAGGTGGGGCTGAGATCTTCGGCGTTAGCAATAAGGTCGGCGATGTCCTCAGCCAGCGCGAAGTCCAGTTCCGTGAGCCCGCCCGCTTCGTGAGTGGTGAGGGCAATCTCGAGACGGTTATAACTGATTGCAAGGTCGGGGTGATGGCCGCGCGTTTCTGCGGGTGCAACGAGGCGATTGACAAAGGCAATGGCGTTGACGAAATCCGGGAAAGTACAGGTGCTATACAAAACCCTGCCATCAGTTCCCCATGCAGGGAGTCTCTCTGCGCGCACGCGCGCGGCATCAATACCATGGTCGGAGGGAAGGTCCGCACGGGCTGCGACTGGACAGACGGCAATGACAACAACAAAAGCATACGTTCCAAGTCGTTGGCGGAGGGCGAGCCAACAAGCGACAGGCAGCTTAGGAACGGTCATGAGGCCGATTGCGCTTCGAGTTCCTGAGTGACACATTCGATTTGCTCCACAAAGTGAGCTTCATTAAACTGCAGGGTGCGTGCCACCCGTAACCCGCGTTCGTAGGCATTTAAAGCGTTGATGTAATCTTCGCGGCGGCGGTGCAGTTCGGCCATGCGTTCGTATGTTTGCATCAATCCGTAGAAGTCTAAGGATTGCTGCTTGACCTTAATCAACTCGGCGTAAATCTGCAACGCCGAGTCCGGGCGATCGTTTTTTGCGTATAGGTCGGCTAGAGCGTTAAGTGCATCGCTGGCAGCTGCATATTGC
This portion of the Rubidibacter lacunae KORDI 51-2 genome encodes:
- a CDS encoding phosphomannose isomerase type II C-terminal cupin domain; protein product: MSLPPTDAATTTPVESNMTRTRPWGTVTRLEESDRYRINRIEVNPGAHISTQMHFHRTEHWVVVSGTAKVIVGGKATILRQRESTYVPMNTTHRVENPGVISLVMIEIQNGEYIGEDDIVRFPEDDAMTFETPAS
- a CDS encoding 4a-hydroxytetrahydrobiopterin dehydratase; translated protein: MTVPKLPVACWLALRQRLGTYAFVVVIAVCPVAARADLPSDHGIDAARVRAERLPAWGTDGRVLYSTCTFPDFVNAIAFVNRLVAPAETRGHHPDLAISYNRLEIALTTHEAGGLTELDFALAEDIADLIANAEDLSPTCKPHR